Below is a window of Musa acuminata AAA Group cultivar baxijiao chromosome BXJ3-11, Cavendish_Baxijiao_AAA, whole genome shotgun sequence DNA.
TCTTCGTGTGGTTATTTGTGATGAGATGAGATATGATGTCAGGTTCACGTAATATGGAAATGCTTCGAATCACCCGCTCGCCTACCAGTCTTGTTGTTGGAAATAAAGCCGGGGCCGCGTGGGACCCACTTTTTTTCTGAGAAATCACTGCCCTCAAACAAAAAGTCAGGTATTCCAGTGGGTATGCAAAGTGTATTGCCTAAGAAGCGAGGCCCAATAATCTGATTAGGCCCATTAGCTTACAAGGCTGACTTTATTAGGCCCAACTTTACCAAGGCTCACATTTCCGGCCCAATTGAACAGATTAGAGTTTTAAGCCGACCGGGTTAGGGTTTCCAATGTTGTTGTAGAGCCGCCTCGTCTTTAAGCGAGCCTCTCCCTCCGGCTGCCAGAGAGTGGGAATCGGAGATCGCGAAGAATCTTTCGAAGCCATGGTACTGTCCATTCTCCTCTTCTCTTCGATTCGTTCCGTTTTGTCGTAATGGGCTACTAATCTGATGTTGTTCCCTTGGATCAGGTGAAGTATTCGAGAGAGCCTTCTAACCCTACCAAGTGTAAGTGGCTTCCGAGTTGTTCGTTCAGTTTGGAGTCTATGTTCTGGTTTTGTTCGATCCCCTCCGATGTTTAGAGTTCTGCTGTTGTTAGtatgtgatgtttcttggaaaaaCCGAAAAAAAATGATCTTTTGGGTTATATTTGATCCAAACATCAAGCTATATTCTGAGCCCAAGATGTAGTTTTGCCCCTATCTCCCGCGATTTGGTAACGATTTGGATCTACGGTCTTCATCGTCGGTTGTTTCCGTTGGTGATGGTGCAAATGTCTTCTCGAACTTTCGATGTGGTCGTCGCCTCCTTGTGTATGATAGTCATTCCTTTTGATCGAGCTCATATTTGTTTGGTGTTTGCAGCTGCCAAGGCCATGGGTCATGACTTGAGGGTTCACTTTAAGGTGCGATATTAGTCATTATTGTACGTGTACTTATTCATTGGTAGTTTagattgtttttttattttttgtgttttGTTGTTTGTTTGTGCATCTGTGCAAATTCAGGGACTATTATTAAGGCTGCTAAATTAGCACTACAAGCAATAGATGTTCGTGATATGTAAATTATGTGCCTCATGGATAGAGTATTGAGAGTTCTTTGAGAAAGGAAAACCTTTCAGAATCCTTGGTAAATAATTGAACTTTGACAGTTAGGCTGAACACTTAAATTACTGACTTGGTCGCGTCAATAGGTAAAATATGTATTTCTAAACTTACTTAAGTGACAGTGGGATTAATTACATAGAACACTTAGGAGGCAGTAAAAACATGTTTTTACCTGATTGAGGATGTAGGGTTATTATAATTTTTGGTATCTTAGATCTTCAGAAAAATTTCCATTGTAGTTTTTGGTTGATTTGGTTTTTGTCATTGTATTTAAGCCTTTATGATGCATGATTTGTATTATTCGAATTTCTATATTctagtatttatattttttaaaataataacagTCGTGTTGCATGTCTATCTGTCACTTGATTTTCATTCTTAGTGACTAGGTCGTTACTTAGCTTAGAAAGTCTAAGCACTTGCAATATCACTGGTAACTCAATGTTCAGTGAATTAAATTTATGTAAATATATAACAAAGCAGATAACAGGGAGTTTTTCTTGTCAGGAAGATGCTATATAAACATTCCAATAAAAGTCTGATTTCAGAACTGTTCATTTTATTACTAAGTTAAATCTATCATTTTAGCGTACCGGTGAAGGTTATATTTTGTTAAGTATGGAGAGATATTAAACATGATATAGTTTTGTTTAACTCCTAGTTCTACCATAGACTCTTGTTTCAGTCTTCTGTTCTATGAATCTGTTGCATTTCGGTCAAAATTATATGCTTCAGTTCCAATGGTTAATATGTTTATTTCTGACACTGGATGATAAATTATGATAGTTAACTGATGTTTATTAAGTCCAACATCAAATTAGTTTTTACTATCTATCGTATGATATTTGATTGTGTTTGATCATTTTCTGATAAATAAGGTTACAGTAGTTAATACCTGTGCTTTATGTTTGAGTATTTGCATATATCTATGAATAATCTTATGGTTGGAAGAACTAGATGTTCCAATGAGTATTTGCACATATCTATGACTAATCTTATGGTTGATATGTGCTAATGAGTATTCGCACATATCATcgtaaaaatcattttcaatgaccTAAAAATAATTTTCAGAATGCTCTGGTCTTTTTTCACCAAGATGAAAGTGGACACATAGATGGGGCCTTCTAGAATTCATATCTATGGATGAAAATGTGGTCTAATAGAGAAGTACTAAACTTTCTTGAAATTTTCTCTTGTAGTTTGTTCACATATCCATCAACCTAGTGAATTCCTTGgttgtttattttaattttttaggaTGAAAATTCAGTGGGTTTTGCATCTGGTCCCTCTGGTTTTTTTAGTTAAATCCTACATGTAAGCATGTTTCTGATATGCGATCTTGTAAGTACTAATTACATATTTTGGTATGTATTTTAGCTGTTTGATAGGGATGGATAATCGGgaaactttgttttttttttttacttaagtaGATTTGTAATGCCATCGAAAAGCATTGAGCACATTGAAAATTTACAAATTTCAACTGCATTATGGTGCTTTTATATCGGCAGACAAGCCAGTTGTTTACCCATGAATTTTGCTATATGATAAGATATTATATTCTAATATTCTGCATAGGTATTATAGCATATACAAGTTTCATTATGACTGCCTGATCTACGTGCtcaaatgatgtaatgatgtcaACAGAATACTCGTGAGACAGCTCATGCGATTAGAAAGCTACCCTTGTCAAAGGCCAAAAGGTACCTTGAAGATGTAATAGCTCACAAGCAGGCTATTCCCTTTCGGAGGTTTTGTGGTGGTGTAGGACGTACAGCTCAAGCTAAGGGCCGGCACCCAAATGGGCAGGGCCGGTGGCCTGCGAAATCAGCCAGGTTCATTTTGGATCTTCTCAAGGGTGCCGAAAGCAATGCTGAGGTATGAAGAGATGCAAACCAATTTTTCCATCTTCAGTGCTTCGCTTCCATTGCTTAATTGTTCTTGTCCATTTCTCTTATTTAGGTGAAAGGTTTGGATGTTGATGCTCTCTTCATA
It encodes the following:
- the LOC103972158 gene encoding large ribosomal subunit protein uL22, coding for MVKYSREPSNPTKSAKAMGHDLRVHFKNTRETAHAIRKLPLSKAKRYLEDVIAHKQAIPFRRFCGGVGRTAQAKGRHPNGQGRWPAKSARFILDLLKGAESNAEVKGLDVDALFISHIQVNQAPKQRRRTYRAHGRINPYMSSPCHIELILSEKEEPVKKEPETQIAPSKPKKA